The following proteins are encoded in a genomic region of Chaetodon auriga isolate fChaAug3 chromosome 8, fChaAug3.hap1, whole genome shotgun sequence:
- the hdac9b gene encoding histone deacetylase 9-B isoform X1, translating to MLQTIYEGESSFSTTEGRVGHQQFPNQSKMHNVNSSVDIKPDVPLAVEPLSPLDLRTDLRMLGPGSDPGLWERQLQQELLLIQKQQQIQKQLLISEFQKQHEKLTRQHQAQLQEHLKLQQELQAMKQQQELAEKERRLEQQQQQQQQNQQEKEQERHRREQHVSSLILRGKERSRESLTGAVASTEVKQKLQEFLLSKSAKDPAGNGVSHSFIHHPKLWSSHHTSLDQSSPPLGGTSPTCQYTLPSPIESKDDFPLRKTASEPNLKVRSRLKQKVAERRSSPMLKRRDGNIMTPYKKRALELMDSTPTNSAPGSGPSSPIGASSALGAENGPSSLPTTTKTERWPSQPRLFRPEGSVSMLSLYTSPSLPNISFGLSTASSPISAAMGLKDRSTEIKHGLPGHLLGPVPLQTGLESKVSPSHQALLQHLLQKEQMRQQKMLSSGQGSMSSHPQSPLAMKDRPSSSRPKLPKHRPLNRTQSAPLPQNTLAQLVIQQQHQHFLEKQKQYQQQIHINKLLSKSIEQLRQPSAHLQESEEEQEEQHREQTESMQEDRLPPGGVIRKHTLSSSSSSGSSGELPDAHYGVIKVKEEPVDSEDEALTNQSLESEQSTYLHQVKGRLVIRAMI from the exons ATGCTGCAGACGATTTACGAGGGCGAGTCAAGTTTCTCCACAACAGAAGGGCGCGTTGGACACCAGCAGTTCCCCAACCAGAGCAAGATGCACAACGTGAACAGCTCAG TGGACATTAAGCCAGACGTGCCATTGGCTGTGGAGCCCTTATCTCCATTGGACCTGCGCACTGACCTGAGGATGCTGGGGCCAGGCTCGGACCCGGGATTGTGGgagaggcagctgcagcaggagctgctcctcattcagaagcagcagcagatccagAAGCAGCTACTAATCAGCGAGTTCCAGAAGCAACATGAAAAGTTGACCCGTCAGCACCAGGCTCAGCTCCAGGAGCACCTCAAG cttCAGCAGGAGCTCCAGGccatgaaacagcagcaggaacttGCAGAGAAGGAGCGTCgtctggagcagcagcaacagcagcagcagcagaatcagcaggagaaggagcaggagaggcaTCGGCGAGAGCAGCATGTTTCCAGCCTGATCCTCAGGGGCAAGGAGCGCTCCCGAGAGAGT CTCACAGGTGCAGTGGCCAGTACCGAGGTGAAGCAGAAACTCCAAGAGTTTCTGTTGAGCAAATCAGCAAAGGACCCTGCCGGCAATGGAGTCAGTCATTCTTTCATCCACCACCCAAAACTCTG GTCCTCTCACCACACATCACTGGACCAAAGCTCTCCACCCCTGGGCGGCACATCCCCCACCTGCCAGTACACACTGCCATCGCCCATAGAGAGCAAGGACGACTTCCCCTTGAGGAAGACAG ccTCTGAGCCCAACCTGAAGGTACGATCCAGACTGAAGCAGAAGGTAGCAGAAAGGAGGAGCAGCCCAATGCTCAAGAGAAGAGATGGAAACATTATGACTCCTTACAAGAAGAGGGCTCTGGAGCTAATGG ACTCTACACCCACTAACAGTGCCCCTGGCTCCGGCCCCAGCTCTCCCATAGGGGCCTCCAGTGCCTTGGGGGCTGAAAATGGACCCTCCTCTCTGCCTACTACCACAAAAACTGAG AGGTGGCCTTCACAGCCGAGATTATTCCGACCTGAGGGCTCTGTGTCAATGCTGAGTTTATACACATCTCCCTCTTTACCCAACATCTCCTTTGGGCTTTCAACTGCATCCTCACCCATTAGT GCCGCCATGGGGTTGAAGGACAGATCGACAGAAATCAAGCATGGGCTGCCTGGGCACCTGCTGGGCCCCGTGCCCCTGCAGACAGGCCTCGAATCTAAAGTGAGCCCCAGTCACCAGGCCCTCCTCCAACACCTCCTCCAGAAGGAGCAGATGAGGCAGCAGAAGATGCTTTCCTCTG gcCAAGGCTCCATGTCATCCCACCCTCAGTCCCCTCTGGCTATGAAGGATCGGCCCTCCAGCAGTCGGCCTAAACTACCAAAGCACCGGCCCTTGAACAGGACCCAGTCCGCACCGCTGCCTCAGAACACACTGGCCCAACTTGTCATCCAGCAGCAACACCAGCACTTCttggagaaacagaaacagtacCAGCAGCAGATCCATATAAATAAG CTGTTGTCCAAGTCCATCGAGCAGTTACGTCAGCCCAGTGCACACCTGCAGGAatcagaggaagagcaggaggagcagcacagagagcagacGGAGAGCATGCAGGAGGACAGGCTGCCCCCTGGAGGAGTCATCCGGAAGCACACGCtgagcagtagcagcagcagtggctcgAGTGGCGAGCTCCCTGACGCTCACTACGGGGTCATCAAGGTCAAAGAGGAGCCAGTTGATAGCGAGGATGAGGccctgaccaatcagagcttagAGTCAGAGCAGAGCACCTATCTTCACCAGGTCAAAGGACGACTGGTGATAAGAGCCATGATATGA
- the hdac9b gene encoding histone deacetylase 9-B isoform X4 — protein sequence MLGPGSDPGLWERQLQQELLLIQKQQQIQKQLLISEFQKQHEKLTRQHQAQLQEHLKLQQELQAMKQQQELAEKERRLEQQQQQQQQNQQEKEQERHRREQHVSSLILRGKERSRESLTGAVASTEVKQKLQEFLLSKSAKDPAGNGVSHSFIHHPKLWSSHHTSLDQSSPPLGGTSPTCQYTLPSPIESKDDFPLRKTASEPNLKVRSRLKQKVAERRSSPMLKRRDGNIMTPYKKRALELMDSTPTNSAPGSGPSSPIGASSALGAENGPSSLPTTTKTERWPSQPRLFRPEGSVSMLSLYTSPSLPNISFGLSTASSPISAAMGLKDRSTEIKHGLPGHLLGPVPLQTGLESKVSPSHQALLQHLLQKEQMRQQKMLSSGQGSMSSHPQSPLAMKDRPSSSRPKLPKHRPLNRTQSAPLPQNTLAQLVIQQQHQHFLEKQKQYQQQIHINKLLSKSIEQLRQPSAHLQESEEEQEEQHREQTESMQEDRLPPGGVIRKHTLSSSSSSGSSGELPDAHYGVIKVKEEPVDSEDEALTNQSLESEQSTYLHQVKGRLVIRAMI from the exons ATGCTGGGGCCAGGCTCGGACCCGGGATTGTGGgagaggcagctgcagcaggagctgctcctcattcagaagcagcagcagatccagAAGCAGCTACTAATCAGCGAGTTCCAGAAGCAACATGAAAAGTTGACCCGTCAGCACCAGGCTCAGCTCCAGGAGCACCTCAAG cttCAGCAGGAGCTCCAGGccatgaaacagcagcaggaacttGCAGAGAAGGAGCGTCgtctggagcagcagcaacagcagcagcagcagaatcagcaggagaaggagcaggagaggcaTCGGCGAGAGCAGCATGTTTCCAGCCTGATCCTCAGGGGCAAGGAGCGCTCCCGAGAGAGT CTCACAGGTGCAGTGGCCAGTACCGAGGTGAAGCAGAAACTCCAAGAGTTTCTGTTGAGCAAATCAGCAAAGGACCCTGCCGGCAATGGAGTCAGTCATTCTTTCATCCACCACCCAAAACTCTG GTCCTCTCACCACACATCACTGGACCAAAGCTCTCCACCCCTGGGCGGCACATCCCCCACCTGCCAGTACACACTGCCATCGCCCATAGAGAGCAAGGACGACTTCCCCTTGAGGAAGACAG ccTCTGAGCCCAACCTGAAGGTACGATCCAGACTGAAGCAGAAGGTAGCAGAAAGGAGGAGCAGCCCAATGCTCAAGAGAAGAGATGGAAACATTATGACTCCTTACAAGAAGAGGGCTCTGGAGCTAATGG ACTCTACACCCACTAACAGTGCCCCTGGCTCCGGCCCCAGCTCTCCCATAGGGGCCTCCAGTGCCTTGGGGGCTGAAAATGGACCCTCCTCTCTGCCTACTACCACAAAAACTGAG AGGTGGCCTTCACAGCCGAGATTATTCCGACCTGAGGGCTCTGTGTCAATGCTGAGTTTATACACATCTCCCTCTTTACCCAACATCTCCTTTGGGCTTTCAACTGCATCCTCACCCATTAGT GCCGCCATGGGGTTGAAGGACAGATCGACAGAAATCAAGCATGGGCTGCCTGGGCACCTGCTGGGCCCCGTGCCCCTGCAGACAGGCCTCGAATCTAAAGTGAGCCCCAGTCACCAGGCCCTCCTCCAACACCTCCTCCAGAAGGAGCAGATGAGGCAGCAGAAGATGCTTTCCTCTG gcCAAGGCTCCATGTCATCCCACCCTCAGTCCCCTCTGGCTATGAAGGATCGGCCCTCCAGCAGTCGGCCTAAACTACCAAAGCACCGGCCCTTGAACAGGACCCAGTCCGCACCGCTGCCTCAGAACACACTGGCCCAACTTGTCATCCAGCAGCAACACCAGCACTTCttggagaaacagaaacagtacCAGCAGCAGATCCATATAAATAAG CTGTTGTCCAAGTCCATCGAGCAGTTACGTCAGCCCAGTGCACACCTGCAGGAatcagaggaagagcaggaggagcagcacagagagcagacGGAGAGCATGCAGGAGGACAGGCTGCCCCCTGGAGGAGTCATCCGGAAGCACACGCtgagcagtagcagcagcagtggctcgAGTGGCGAGCTCCCTGACGCTCACTACGGGGTCATCAAGGTCAAAGAGGAGCCAGTTGATAGCGAGGATGAGGccctgaccaatcagagcttagAGTCAGAGCAGAGCACCTATCTTCACCAGGTCAAAGGACGACTGGTGATAAGAGCCATGATATGA
- the hdac9b gene encoding histone deacetylase 9-B isoform X3, with product MLQTIYEGESSFSTTEGRVGHQQFPNQSKMHNVNSSVDIKPDVPLAVEPLSPLDLRTDLRMLGPGSDPGLWERQLQQELLLIQKQQQIQKQLLISEFQKQHEKLTRQHQAQLQEHLKLQQELQAMKQQQELAEKERRLEQQQQQQQQNQQEKEQERHRREQHVSSLILRGKERSRESAVASTEVKQKLQEFLLSKSAKDPAGNGVSHSFIHHPKLWSSHHTSLDQSSPPLGGTSPTCQYTLPSPIESKDDFPLRKTASEPNLKVRSRLKQKVAERRSSPMLKRRDGNIMTPYKKRALELMDSTPTNSAPGSGPSSPIGASSALGAENGPSSLPTTTKTERWPSQPRLFRPEGSVSMLSLYTSPSLPNISFGLSTASSPISAAMGLKDRSTEIKHGLPGHLLGPVPLQTGLESKVSPSHQALLQHLLQKEQMRQQKMLSSGQGSMSSHPQSPLAMKDRPSSSRPKLPKHRPLNRTQSAPLPQNTLAQLVIQQQHQHFLEKQKQYQQQIHINKLLSKSIEQLRQPSAHLQESEEEQEEQHREQTESMQEDRLPPGGVIRKHTLSSSSSSGSSGELPDAHYGVIKVKEEPVDSEDEALTNQSLESEQSTYLHQVKGRLVIRAMI from the exons ATGCTGCAGACGATTTACGAGGGCGAGTCAAGTTTCTCCACAACAGAAGGGCGCGTTGGACACCAGCAGTTCCCCAACCAGAGCAAGATGCACAACGTGAACAGCTCAG TGGACATTAAGCCAGACGTGCCATTGGCTGTGGAGCCCTTATCTCCATTGGACCTGCGCACTGACCTGAGGATGCTGGGGCCAGGCTCGGACCCGGGATTGTGGgagaggcagctgcagcaggagctgctcctcattcagaagcagcagcagatccagAAGCAGCTACTAATCAGCGAGTTCCAGAAGCAACATGAAAAGTTGACCCGTCAGCACCAGGCTCAGCTCCAGGAGCACCTCAAG cttCAGCAGGAGCTCCAGGccatgaaacagcagcaggaacttGCAGAGAAGGAGCGTCgtctggagcagcagcaacagcagcagcagcagaatcagcaggagaaggagcaggagaggcaTCGGCGAGAGCAGCATGTTTCCAGCCTGATCCTCAGGGGCAAGGAGCGCTCCCGAGAGA GTGCAGTGGCCAGTACCGAGGTGAAGCAGAAACTCCAAGAGTTTCTGTTGAGCAAATCAGCAAAGGACCCTGCCGGCAATGGAGTCAGTCATTCTTTCATCCACCACCCAAAACTCTG GTCCTCTCACCACACATCACTGGACCAAAGCTCTCCACCCCTGGGCGGCACATCCCCCACCTGCCAGTACACACTGCCATCGCCCATAGAGAGCAAGGACGACTTCCCCTTGAGGAAGACAG ccTCTGAGCCCAACCTGAAGGTACGATCCAGACTGAAGCAGAAGGTAGCAGAAAGGAGGAGCAGCCCAATGCTCAAGAGAAGAGATGGAAACATTATGACTCCTTACAAGAAGAGGGCTCTGGAGCTAATGG ACTCTACACCCACTAACAGTGCCCCTGGCTCCGGCCCCAGCTCTCCCATAGGGGCCTCCAGTGCCTTGGGGGCTGAAAATGGACCCTCCTCTCTGCCTACTACCACAAAAACTGAG AGGTGGCCTTCACAGCCGAGATTATTCCGACCTGAGGGCTCTGTGTCAATGCTGAGTTTATACACATCTCCCTCTTTACCCAACATCTCCTTTGGGCTTTCAACTGCATCCTCACCCATTAGT GCCGCCATGGGGTTGAAGGACAGATCGACAGAAATCAAGCATGGGCTGCCTGGGCACCTGCTGGGCCCCGTGCCCCTGCAGACAGGCCTCGAATCTAAAGTGAGCCCCAGTCACCAGGCCCTCCTCCAACACCTCCTCCAGAAGGAGCAGATGAGGCAGCAGAAGATGCTTTCCTCTG gcCAAGGCTCCATGTCATCCCACCCTCAGTCCCCTCTGGCTATGAAGGATCGGCCCTCCAGCAGTCGGCCTAAACTACCAAAGCACCGGCCCTTGAACAGGACCCAGTCCGCACCGCTGCCTCAGAACACACTGGCCCAACTTGTCATCCAGCAGCAACACCAGCACTTCttggagaaacagaaacagtacCAGCAGCAGATCCATATAAATAAG CTGTTGTCCAAGTCCATCGAGCAGTTACGTCAGCCCAGTGCACACCTGCAGGAatcagaggaagagcaggaggagcagcacagagagcagacGGAGAGCATGCAGGAGGACAGGCTGCCCCCTGGAGGAGTCATCCGGAAGCACACGCtgagcagtagcagcagcagtggctcgAGTGGCGAGCTCCCTGACGCTCACTACGGGGTCATCAAGGTCAAAGAGGAGCCAGTTGATAGCGAGGATGAGGccctgaccaatcagagcttagAGTCAGAGCAGAGCACCTATCTTCACCAGGTCAAAGGACGACTGGTGATAAGAGCCATGATATGA
- the hdac9b gene encoding histone deacetylase 9-B isoform X2 — MLQTIYEGESSFSTTEGRVGHQQFPNQSKMHNVNSSVDIKPDVPLAVEPLSPLDLRTDLRMLGPGSDPGLWERQLQQELLLIQKQQQIQKQLLISEFQKQHEKLTRQHQAQLQEHLKLQQELQAMKQQQELAEKERRLEQQQQQQQQNQQEKEQERHRREQHVSSLILRGKERSRESKRGAVASTEVKQKLQEFLLSKSAKDPAGNGVSHSFIHHPKLWSSHHTSLDQSSPPLGGTSPTCQYTLPSPIESKDDFPLRKTASEPNLKVRSRLKQKVAERRSSPMLKRRDGNIMTPYKKRALELMDSTPTNSAPGSGPSSPIGASSALGAENGPSSLPTTTKTERWPSQPRLFRPEGSVSMLSLYTSPSLPNISFGLSTASSPISAAMGLKDRSTEIKHGLPGHLLGPVPLQTGLESKVSPSHQALLQHLLQKEQMRQQKMLSSGQGSMSSHPQSPLAMKDRPSSSRPKLPKHRPLNRTQSAPLPQNTLAQLVIQQQHQHFLEKQKQYQQQIHINKLLSKSIEQLRQPSAHLQESEEEQEEQHREQTESMQEDRLPPGGVIRKHTLSSSSSSGSSGELPDAHYGVIKVKEEPVDSEDEALTNQSLESEQSTYLHQVKGRLVIRAMI, encoded by the exons ATGCTGCAGACGATTTACGAGGGCGAGTCAAGTTTCTCCACAACAGAAGGGCGCGTTGGACACCAGCAGTTCCCCAACCAGAGCAAGATGCACAACGTGAACAGCTCAG TGGACATTAAGCCAGACGTGCCATTGGCTGTGGAGCCCTTATCTCCATTGGACCTGCGCACTGACCTGAGGATGCTGGGGCCAGGCTCGGACCCGGGATTGTGGgagaggcagctgcagcaggagctgctcctcattcagaagcagcagcagatccagAAGCAGCTACTAATCAGCGAGTTCCAGAAGCAACATGAAAAGTTGACCCGTCAGCACCAGGCTCAGCTCCAGGAGCACCTCAAG cttCAGCAGGAGCTCCAGGccatgaaacagcagcaggaacttGCAGAGAAGGAGCGTCgtctggagcagcagcaacagcagcagcagcagaatcagcaggagaaggagcaggagaggcaTCGGCGAGAGCAGCATGTTTCCAGCCTGATCCTCAGGGGCAAGGAGCGCTCCCGAGAGAGTAAGAG AGGTGCAGTGGCCAGTACCGAGGTGAAGCAGAAACTCCAAGAGTTTCTGTTGAGCAAATCAGCAAAGGACCCTGCCGGCAATGGAGTCAGTCATTCTTTCATCCACCACCCAAAACTCTG GTCCTCTCACCACACATCACTGGACCAAAGCTCTCCACCCCTGGGCGGCACATCCCCCACCTGCCAGTACACACTGCCATCGCCCATAGAGAGCAAGGACGACTTCCCCTTGAGGAAGACAG ccTCTGAGCCCAACCTGAAGGTACGATCCAGACTGAAGCAGAAGGTAGCAGAAAGGAGGAGCAGCCCAATGCTCAAGAGAAGAGATGGAAACATTATGACTCCTTACAAGAAGAGGGCTCTGGAGCTAATGG ACTCTACACCCACTAACAGTGCCCCTGGCTCCGGCCCCAGCTCTCCCATAGGGGCCTCCAGTGCCTTGGGGGCTGAAAATGGACCCTCCTCTCTGCCTACTACCACAAAAACTGAG AGGTGGCCTTCACAGCCGAGATTATTCCGACCTGAGGGCTCTGTGTCAATGCTGAGTTTATACACATCTCCCTCTTTACCCAACATCTCCTTTGGGCTTTCAACTGCATCCTCACCCATTAGT GCCGCCATGGGGTTGAAGGACAGATCGACAGAAATCAAGCATGGGCTGCCTGGGCACCTGCTGGGCCCCGTGCCCCTGCAGACAGGCCTCGAATCTAAAGTGAGCCCCAGTCACCAGGCCCTCCTCCAACACCTCCTCCAGAAGGAGCAGATGAGGCAGCAGAAGATGCTTTCCTCTG gcCAAGGCTCCATGTCATCCCACCCTCAGTCCCCTCTGGCTATGAAGGATCGGCCCTCCAGCAGTCGGCCTAAACTACCAAAGCACCGGCCCTTGAACAGGACCCAGTCCGCACCGCTGCCTCAGAACACACTGGCCCAACTTGTCATCCAGCAGCAACACCAGCACTTCttggagaaacagaaacagtacCAGCAGCAGATCCATATAAATAAG CTGTTGTCCAAGTCCATCGAGCAGTTACGTCAGCCCAGTGCACACCTGCAGGAatcagaggaagagcaggaggagcagcacagagagcagacGGAGAGCATGCAGGAGGACAGGCTGCCCCCTGGAGGAGTCATCCGGAAGCACACGCtgagcagtagcagcagcagtggctcgAGTGGCGAGCTCCCTGACGCTCACTACGGGGTCATCAAGGTCAAAGAGGAGCCAGTTGATAGCGAGGATGAGGccctgaccaatcagagcttagAGTCAGAGCAGAGCACCTATCTTCACCAGGTCAAAGGACGACTGGTGATAAGAGCCATGATATGA
- the hdac9b gene encoding histone deacetylase 9-B isoform X5: MLGPGSDPGLWERQLQQELLLIQKQQQIQKQLLISEFQKQHEKLTRQHQAQLQEHLKLQQELQAMKQQQELAEKERRLEQQQQQQQQNQQEKEQERHRREQHVSSLILRGKERSRESAVASTEVKQKLQEFLLSKSAKDPAGNGVSHSFIHHPKLWSSHHTSLDQSSPPLGGTSPTCQYTLPSPIESKDDFPLRKTASEPNLKVRSRLKQKVAERRSSPMLKRRDGNIMTPYKKRALELMDSTPTNSAPGSGPSSPIGASSALGAENGPSSLPTTTKTERWPSQPRLFRPEGSVSMLSLYTSPSLPNISFGLSTASSPISAAMGLKDRSTEIKHGLPGHLLGPVPLQTGLESKVSPSHQALLQHLLQKEQMRQQKMLSSGQGSMSSHPQSPLAMKDRPSSSRPKLPKHRPLNRTQSAPLPQNTLAQLVIQQQHQHFLEKQKQYQQQIHINKLLSKSIEQLRQPSAHLQESEEEQEEQHREQTESMQEDRLPPGGVIRKHTLSSSSSSGSSGELPDAHYGVIKVKEEPVDSEDEALTNQSLESEQSTYLHQVKGRLVIRAMI, from the exons ATGCTGGGGCCAGGCTCGGACCCGGGATTGTGGgagaggcagctgcagcaggagctgctcctcattcagaagcagcagcagatccagAAGCAGCTACTAATCAGCGAGTTCCAGAAGCAACATGAAAAGTTGACCCGTCAGCACCAGGCTCAGCTCCAGGAGCACCTCAAG cttCAGCAGGAGCTCCAGGccatgaaacagcagcaggaacttGCAGAGAAGGAGCGTCgtctggagcagcagcaacagcagcagcagcagaatcagcaggagaaggagcaggagaggcaTCGGCGAGAGCAGCATGTTTCCAGCCTGATCCTCAGGGGCAAGGAGCGCTCCCGAGAGA GTGCAGTGGCCAGTACCGAGGTGAAGCAGAAACTCCAAGAGTTTCTGTTGAGCAAATCAGCAAAGGACCCTGCCGGCAATGGAGTCAGTCATTCTTTCATCCACCACCCAAAACTCTG GTCCTCTCACCACACATCACTGGACCAAAGCTCTCCACCCCTGGGCGGCACATCCCCCACCTGCCAGTACACACTGCCATCGCCCATAGAGAGCAAGGACGACTTCCCCTTGAGGAAGACAG ccTCTGAGCCCAACCTGAAGGTACGATCCAGACTGAAGCAGAAGGTAGCAGAAAGGAGGAGCAGCCCAATGCTCAAGAGAAGAGATGGAAACATTATGACTCCTTACAAGAAGAGGGCTCTGGAGCTAATGG ACTCTACACCCACTAACAGTGCCCCTGGCTCCGGCCCCAGCTCTCCCATAGGGGCCTCCAGTGCCTTGGGGGCTGAAAATGGACCCTCCTCTCTGCCTACTACCACAAAAACTGAG AGGTGGCCTTCACAGCCGAGATTATTCCGACCTGAGGGCTCTGTGTCAATGCTGAGTTTATACACATCTCCCTCTTTACCCAACATCTCCTTTGGGCTTTCAACTGCATCCTCACCCATTAGT GCCGCCATGGGGTTGAAGGACAGATCGACAGAAATCAAGCATGGGCTGCCTGGGCACCTGCTGGGCCCCGTGCCCCTGCAGACAGGCCTCGAATCTAAAGTGAGCCCCAGTCACCAGGCCCTCCTCCAACACCTCCTCCAGAAGGAGCAGATGAGGCAGCAGAAGATGCTTTCCTCTG gcCAAGGCTCCATGTCATCCCACCCTCAGTCCCCTCTGGCTATGAAGGATCGGCCCTCCAGCAGTCGGCCTAAACTACCAAAGCACCGGCCCTTGAACAGGACCCAGTCCGCACCGCTGCCTCAGAACACACTGGCCCAACTTGTCATCCAGCAGCAACACCAGCACTTCttggagaaacagaaacagtacCAGCAGCAGATCCATATAAATAAG CTGTTGTCCAAGTCCATCGAGCAGTTACGTCAGCCCAGTGCACACCTGCAGGAatcagaggaagagcaggaggagcagcacagagagcagacGGAGAGCATGCAGGAGGACAGGCTGCCCCCTGGAGGAGTCATCCGGAAGCACACGCtgagcagtagcagcagcagtggctcgAGTGGCGAGCTCCCTGACGCTCACTACGGGGTCATCAAGGTCAAAGAGGAGCCAGTTGATAGCGAGGATGAGGccctgaccaatcagagcttagAGTCAGAGCAGAGCACCTATCTTCACCAGGTCAAAGGACGACTGGTGATAAGAGCCATGATATGA